The window ATCTATATTAAAAGCATAGCCTAAGGTTAGGgactaaataatatatttaggctataattaatatggattttagGCGATGTGCAAGGGAAGCTAGTTTATCCATAAAAGCAATGAATTCATCATCAGAAGATAAGGGTGGCCATTTCCACCAACCTCCAAGAACACCCACAACTGTGAAGTCTTGATGTTTCATTTCAACTTTGGCGACACATAAAACCTTGTAgtcttcaacttcaacttttcttGCAACCAAACGCTGCACATTCATCAAATAACACTCTTGAGTATCATCTAAAATTGACCAGTACACATTTTccataaatgaaaaacaacTAAGAACGATTGAGTTAAATAAAGATCTCTAATGGATATCATGTAGAAGACGCTTGGCCCAATGTCTCATTACAAAGTACAAGAGCATTATCAATTAAAGGTGCGTTTTATATGACCCCTTTGGAAATGTTAAGAGAGCATCAAATCCATTAAAAagtacttttcaaaatttcatgaaattttgaaaattgttaaaaatatttagaagctCTATTTGGAGAACCACTAAACAATACTTTCGGGAAAAACTCATTCcaacaaattataaatcttATATTTTGTTAGTAAACATGAGTAGAATCATAATACATCAGATGGTAAGTATTAGACAGTGAGATTGAATAAGACACTGTAAGAGATAGGGGGCATTGGGAATGGTTAGTAGGATATTAGTAAGGGTATCAATGGTAATTAGCcagaaaaactttttttttctgtttttagtacaacaattgTGGAGATGAAGATTAAACTTCTCATCTCTAAGATAAAAGGTCATGTCAATTACCAATGAGCTAAGCAACTAGAAAAAATTGGTTATAAATAAAGAGAGTTATACTTAAGAAAGTCGTCAATCCAAGGTGAGTTGACTGTGGAATAGAGATAACTCTCTCAAAAAGCTAttgatattgtaaatatatagtCGTCTTTAGTGATTTCTTGTATTTGCTGTGTTCGGATATCTAACATACACATACCTTCTTCCAGTTAGAGAGATGAGGCTCGTGGGATGAAGAAGAACGCAACTGAAACAATTCAAGACCCATAATCAATATATATGCCTAATATTGCATCACAGATTCTCATGTCAGATACAAGCTAGACGATACAATTTCAACTAACCTTATCCACAAAAATGTAAACAGATAGAGGGCTGGGTTTTGTGCTAACAAGGAATAGAACCACTTTTCCCACAACGTCTATAGGATGATTCAAGTTTATCAACACAGTCCAACAGAGAAGAAAAGGCAACCAGAGTCTTAATGCTAGCTCCCAAATTCTTTTTACAGattttacatattttgaaGTATCTATAACCTCTTGGGAAGCATCGATTAATCTGTCtgcattattttgttttggaaagaaaaaagtatgagtataattaaattttaaatatgttggAACGTCAAACAAATCCTTCTGACCAAAATATAAAGCTTAACTTCATTCCTTTTGGCTCATTTAAGGGTCCGAGGCTTTCAACTGAACcaaaaaaacaagatttttGCTCACCTTCCATAGCAAATGAAGCATTGGGCCACGAATTGATTGATCCAAGAACAACTGATGTACCCAAAATGGTTCTCTTACTAAGCTGACTTCCTGTTAGAATTTTCAATAGATGATTAGAAGAAATCTTgcttttcttgaaaaaaaaatctatatttttatagaGCATAATAATACAACGGCCAAAAAGTCCCCATTTCAAACAGaagtcaaacaaaaaacattgATAGACTTGAGAAATTTGATAGCTCAAGCCTAAAGCAACTACAAGGTTAATCGAACTGCACAAAAACTTACCTaaacaaaagacaaaaagaaaatgggagGAACAATTTGATTGCACCAACCATGTGATCAATCAACAATGGTACATAAATGGGGCACAAAGAAACAATGCTATGCTCGATCCAAAAATTTTCAGGATGATGGAAATTTGGAGACTCTATCACAAATAAGCAAAATCTAATGATCCAAGTATACTGACAAATAAAACCAAACTTGTATGTGTAAAATTCCAAGTCCAATGCAGCTGCTCCCTTGATGGCttttataaatcttttagTGAATGCATATTAGTGAACACATCAGATAGTTTTCCCTCAAAGGAAAGACAGAAAATTAAGTGTGAGAATGTTTTTTAGGACAACTTTTAGAATATGATAAATACAAGTGATGTGTTcaccaataataaaaaaatggagacTCATTAATATTGCTCAATTAGACAATACAAGTGAGTTTAGGACAACCTTTAGTAAATACATTTATCCCATTAAAAGTACCTTTCAagcaaatttcaaaaaccctACATTACACCTAGCTGAATCAAAACCCAATGACTTAACCAGATAGGTTACGGTAAATTTAATCACGTTAACGCTTTAACCCACCTCATAAGTAGAAATCAATATAGGTTCGAACCTATCTTCTTTTCTGATATCATGTTAAAACACCACTAAACCTAAAAGCATAAGCTGATAGGTTACGGTAAATCTAAGCCTATCCTAAAATGATTTGAAGACAAGAATTGCATAATTGCTTACAGAACGAGTGCTTTCACTCAAAAGCACTTTTTTTCCAAAGCCATCCAAAACTTAACCCTAGTCCTGTTCCAAAATCTAAATGGAATAGGTTCATCATACACGAAATACCGTTCATTATACCCGAAATGCCACGAGCTCTTAACATTAGCTCTATGCTCAAAGCACCAGTATCCAATGCTCACCAGCAATTACAATGCTACATTTCGGCCACAAAGAAAAATCCTAATCCACAGTGCATAAGAACTAACTAGTGATCAGCCAAAACTACAAAATCAATGTTGCAGATAGACTTGATAGTCAGCAGATGATtgggaaaatgaaaagttgaaatcaattttacctACTAAAGGAAGATAAATTCCTTTAGCGCCAGAAAATGCAAGTCTGAGATTGGGAAGGCGGTTGCAGAGAAATGATCCGAAATTCGTCGGAAACAATTTGAAAGGCTCAAATTTCGCACAACCTAAAATTGGAAACAGTAGAGCAATCAGACGAAACAATGGAATCAAAACACAATCGAAGGAACTTTGGAAAGTAAAGATAAGATAAAAACATACAGAATCTGGCGGGATTGAGgaaggatgaagaagaagaagatgatgatgatgaagcgAAGACGAAAGCTCTAGGAAGAGGGCGAAGAAACTTAGAGGCGAAGGCCATGCACAAATTTTCGAAGAACTAATTCAATCGATTGGGTTGATCACTTAAAATTCTTTCGAGTGCAAAGTGAACAAATATGTTATTAGTAAGACAAATACCTAAATCTACTAggatattttacaaatatcctaaattacaaatatgttATTAGTAAAAAATCCTAAATCTATTAggaaattttacaaaaaaatatcctaaattatgatttatgttttagattaggttttcctaaattttttaGGACGTTTATACccttataataattattaattatatataatttttaaaattaaattcaaatgatttctttatttatattatactaaattaatgaaattatgtaaattacaactttttttttatttggccTATTAGTTAAgtgtataaatttattatgtaaattaattaaaagtactttattaattaatataaaatgaaatcttttttatataaaattatttaattattaaaaataacaatatatcattatttaCATTACTCTTGAACCGTCTAAGATAAAAGATTTAGCACCAATCAAGATTTcgttttttttcataattcaaTTTAGATAGTCTAAGATAAAAGATTTAGCGCCAATCAAGATTTCgtttttttcataattcaaTTTCGATCGTTTCTTCCATCAATTTCATTGTTATCAATATCGTTCTTCATTTTGGTTCTTtagtttatttcaaaattttgttttatatacaattttcACTTAGTTGTGTTcctcaattaatttttttttcttccaatttcaattaattactttcattttccttttcttcaaatttcgtACTTTACCGAGATTTTgcttacatatatatatcacttcatatatacaatatgacatatgtattctttcttttttcatttcgtagcatatattttttcttcaaaggtttgttctttctttttcaatttcgtAACATATATTTCGGTcttatatttctttctctaacCAGTCAGTGGGTTCACTTAAGGGTCACCGAGAGCAAGAGGTGATAGAGATTATTTGGAGGGTTGACTCTAAAGGGTGTTTAATAGTCAAGAGTGTTTACAACTTGGCCCTAAATTAGGGGTCTAtgcctttttgttttgaaaggaTAAGCCTTTTTTGAAAGTCGGTGTGGCAAGTCCTTACCGATGTCTTTTCACCCTCGAGAATATCATTAAAAGAGGAGTTGATACTAACccctttgtttgttttgaaggAGTTTTGCATAATCATCAAGCTAAGTCGTGTCTTTTGGGTTGCAAATTCTCTAAAAGAAATCATGTGTTGTTAGAGCCTTGCGAACTGCTGGCCCGAAGTTATGAATAAGCTTTAAAGGTTCAGATAGAGAGGTAGTGCTCATCCCTTTGTGGGATTTGTGAAGCTATAAGAATCTTATAAGTCTCTACCGATCTCTCCCTTTGGACAAGCAAGTCTGTTGAGCAAGATTTCAGGGCATGTTGAGAGTTCTTTAGGATTGGCCTTCGTCAGTCTGACCTGTGCTAGAGGGGGAGTCAGATGAGTCATGAGTCCCAAGCCCTACCTCCTACATTGGGTGCTGGAAGTTTAACTTGAATGCTTCAAGTGTGACCATGAGGATGCTAGTGGGATTAGTTAGGTGGTTTGCAGGATTAGCTGGGTGGTTTGTGGCTTTTCGGTGCAACTTCGTTGATCCATAAAGATTCTTGAAGCCCACGCCATTGTGAAAGGCTTGGAAGCTTTCATTGaatgctttgtttttttgttctccTCTTCCGCTTTTTGTTGAGTCTGATTGTTTTGAG of the Cucumis sativus cultivar 9930 chromosome 3, Cucumber_9930_V3, whole genome shotgun sequence genome contains:
- the LOC101216879 gene encoding uncharacterized protein LOC101216879, whose protein sequence is MAFASKFLRPLPRAFVFASSSSSSSSSSFLNPARFCCAKFEPFKLFPTNFGSFLCNRLPNLRLAFSGAKGIYLPLVGSQLSKRTILGTSVVLGSINSWPNASFAMEDRLIDASQEVIDTSKYVKSVKRIWELALRLWLPFLLCWTVLINLNHPIDVVGKVVLFLVSTKPSPLSVYIFVDKLRSSSSHEPHLSNWKKRLVARKVEVEDYKVLCVAKVEMKHQDFTVVGVLGGWWKWPPLSSDDEFIAFMDKLASLAHRLKSILIIA